From Girardinichthys multiradiatus isolate DD_20200921_A chromosome 13, DD_fGirMul_XY1, whole genome shotgun sequence:
CCTAAAATCATATTGGCTATTCTAATGTGAAACTCTATGTGGATGATACAGTTTTCTCTATCCATGTATCCAAAACTCACCGTGCAGATTTCTGTGACCTCTGACTTGGTGATGTATCCGTTCTTGTCCACATCAAACAGCGAGAATGCCCATTCCAGTTTACTCGTGGTCTTCCCTGTTGCCGTCATGTGGAGGGCAATGATGTACTCCTTGAAGTCCAGCGTGCCATCGTCATTTGCGTCAAAGGAGCGGAAGACGTGATGGGCATAAGTATTGGCATCGCTGTCAGGAAAGAACTTGCGGTAGATGTTCTGAAATTCCTCTTTCGTGATGCGGCCAGTTGGGCACTGCTTTTTGAAGTTTTCATACCACTGGACAATCTCAGTTTCTGAGAACTTGGTGTTGAGTTTCAGCTCCTCAAGGATCTCCTTGGACACTGCTCCGCTCTTGCTGTTACCCATTACTGCTGCTGTTGGAAATCTTTCGGACCTATTTATAGGTTTAAATTGTCAGCCCTTGGTTATTCTCTGGCACTTGTAGCACAACTTCAAACTCTGAAGTTTCCTACTCTATTTTATAAAGTGGTAAAAGGACTTCTATTTCTATGATACTGCGGCAATACTTTTCTTGATGTGGGTGTTGGCCTGGTGTTCACCTCATAGACACAAATGCTGTGAAAAGAGCAGAAGGCACATGGTAAGCTCATTAAGCCTAGGAGTAGATCCGGTAAGAGGTGTCAAGGACATGTTTCATCTTAGGTCAaaacttaaatgtttgtttttcactcaGTTAAATGTGGGTTCTGTGACAGTTTTTAGAAGGAACTTATGTTCCTTCTAAAAACTACTGCCTTGAAGGGAGACAGGAGTAGGTGTGACTGCTGAACATATTTCACATTACCCCAATCCCACATGGACTGATATAAAATGGATCTGACagattttaatataaacaaatcataatattttctcatttttttcctACACATATTCCCTTGCTTAATACTACATTAACCTGCATGCTTATAGGATATAATTGCTTTCCTTGTGACATATTTCTGTAATTACAGTTgtgttaaattaatttttttaatattatccCAAAGTGTGTGATGTTTTTGCAGTCATTCTTACTTGGGCCACATTAAATGGGTTAAGAATGGAATTTAACGTAACAAAATAACCAACCACAAAAAAAGAACTGGGAAAAAGACTTGGAACCTCAGATGCAGGTAATCCTCTACGGCTGCTATAATCCAGAATGACAAATGACTTGGAGTGACCTGAAGTGCAACTTGCAAATCTGTGAGAGACGTGGCAGATGTAAGCAAGCCTGAAACTAAACTCTACAGGCAGAA
This genomic window contains:
- the LOC124879953 gene encoding recoverin-like; the encoded protein is MGNSKSGAVSKEILEELKLNTKFSETEIVQWYENFKKQCPTGRITKEEFQNIYRKFFPDSDANTYAHHVFRSFDANDDGTLDFKEYIIALHMTATGKTTSKLEWAFSLFDVDKNGYITKSEVTEICTSIFKLIPKDEVEDLPEDENTPEKRANKLWKVFEKGDDDRVAEGEFVQGLLDNEDALRLIQYEPIK